From the Candidatus Krumholzibacteriota bacterium genome, one window contains:
- a CDS encoding 2-oxoacid:acceptor oxidoreductase subunit alpha, which translates to MKTADKSVLRGKHTLSGFEACAEGALSAGCRFLGYYPIRPAFDIIKRFTVRSLEGDAVFVQMEDEISALAVVLGASWTGKKSMTVTSGPGLSQMMEHIGLGVMLETPCVIVDIQRDGTSLGLPCSPGGGDVMQARWGSHGDYEMIALSPNSPEEMFELTVKAFNLSEKFRTPVMILSDAAVGKEKGEINIPDPEDIEIQDRKYYKGKKDKYLPFKYDEKDLIPPMVDVGQGTRFHVTGLTHDERGYPVMTDTCQEWNVHRLVQKIRLFTDQIIEVEESGTEDADIVVVSYGAASIDALRAVKQARDEGIKAGHLRLVTVWPFPEKRVYELAQNIDAFVVAEINYGQIALEVERCGRGEAENFFVHHSSFDLGKSSDILKSIKKARGKKK; encoded by the coding sequence ATGAAGACGGCAGACAAATCTGTTTTAAGGGGAAAGCACACTCTGAGCGGCTTTGAAGCCTGCGCCGAGGGCGCGTTATCCGCCGGGTGTAGATTTCTGGGATATTATCCCATAAGGCCTGCTTTTGATATTATAAAAAGATTTACTGTTAGATCTCTGGAAGGGGATGCTGTTTTTGTTCAAATGGAGGATGAAATCTCAGCGCTCGCGGTTGTACTCGGAGCGTCGTGGACGGGGAAGAAATCGATGACGGTAACTTCGGGTCCCGGACTGTCTCAGATGATGGAACACATCGGCCTCGGTGTTATGCTTGAGACTCCCTGCGTAATTGTTGATATCCAGCGGGACGGCACTTCTCTGGGGCTCCCGTGCTCACCGGGAGGGGGGGATGTAATGCAGGCGAGATGGGGATCTCACGGAGATTATGAAATGATCGCGCTTTCTCCGAATTCTCCCGAGGAGATGTTTGAACTTACCGTAAAGGCTTTTAATCTTTCGGAGAAATTCCGCACTCCCGTTATGATTCTCTCTGACGCCGCTGTCGGAAAAGAGAAGGGAGAGATAAACATTCCCGACCCTGAAGATATAGAGATTCAAGATAGAAAGTACTATAAGGGTAAGAAGGATAAATATCTGCCCTTTAAGTATGATGAAAAAGACCTGATACCTCCGATGGTTGATGTAGGTCAGGGAACAAGATTTCATGTTACTGGATTAACCCACGATGAGAGGGGTTATCCGGTAATGACTGATACTTGCCAGGAGTGGAATGTCCACCGGCTTGTACAGAAAATAAGGCTGTTTACCGATCAGATAATAGAAGTTGAGGAAAGCGGGACCGAAGACGCAGATATAGTGGTGGTATCGTACGGCGCGGCTTCGATTGACGCTCTGAGAGCCGTAAAACAGGCAAGGGACGAGGGTATAAAGGCCGGACACCTGCGTCTTGTCACGGTATGGCCGTTTCCTGAAAAGAGGGTATACGAACTTGCTCAGAATATAGACGCCTTTGTGGTTGCCGAGATTAATTACGGCCAGATTGCCCTTGAAGTTGAAAGATGCGGCAGAGGTGAAGCGGAGAACTTTTTTGTTCATCACAGTTCGTTTGATCTAGGTAAATCATCTGATATTCTAAAGTCGATCAAGAAAGCGCGGGGGAAGAAAAAATAA
- a CDS encoding DsrE/DsrF/DrsH-like family protein: MAKVAITVNGSEPKNVYPPFILGSSAAASGDDVIIFFTPGGSPAMKKGAIKELNEKAEALPDLEDMFDSLLALGGRLMVCELAFDVHDFTEDDLAEGTEVVGATTFINESKDATLTFSF, from the coding sequence ATGGCGAAAGTTGCTATTACGGTAAATGGTTCTGAACCTAAGAACGTGTATCCCCCCTTCATTTTGGGATCATCGGCCGCCGCGAGCGGTGATGATGTTATTATTTTCTTCACTCCCGGAGGATCCCCCGCAATGAAGAAGGGAGCCATAAAAGAATTAAATGAGAAGGCAGAGGCATTGCCCGATCTTGAGGATATGTTCGACAGTCTGCTCGCTCTTGGTGGCCGTCTCATGGTATGTGAACTGGCATTTGACGTCCATGACTTTACGGAAGATGATCTGGCGGAAGGAACAGAAGTTGTCGGCGCGACAACATTTATAAATGAATCAAAAGACGCGACTTTAACGTTTTCTTTTTAA
- a CDS encoding 2-oxoacid:acceptor oxidoreductase family protein produces the protein MVEIRFAGFGGQGIIRSGIIVGKAASIYDGGFSTMSQSFGPEARGGACSSQLVVSDEKILYPYVVGTDYLMVMSQEACDKFEPEVKDDGLLIIDEDLVKPKTKKRVIAIPATRIAEKFGNRIFANVVMLGFVTATTGVVSLEAMEKTIPSLVPERFIDKNIKAFHKGYEYGLKMKEDS, from the coding sequence ATGGTTGAAATCAGATTCGCGGGATTCGGCGGACAGGGAATAATAAGATCGGGGATCATTGTCGGAAAGGCGGCTTCTATCTATGACGGCGGGTTTTCCACTATGAGCCAGTCTTTCGGACCTGAAGCCAGGGGAGGGGCCTGCAGTTCACAACTGGTTGTATCGGACGAGAAGATACTCTACCCGTACGTTGTCGGCACGGACTATCTTATGGTAATGTCTCAGGAGGCTTGTGATAAGTTCGAGCCTGAGGTTAAAGATGACGGCCTGCTCATAATCGATGAGGATCTCGTTAAACCAAAGACGAAAAAGAGGGTTATTGCTATTCCCGCGACACGAATTGCCGAGAAGTTCGGCAACCGGATATTCGCGAATGTGGTTATGCTCGGTTTTGTAACGGCAACAACTGGAGTTGTCTCGCTTGAAGCTATGGAAAAGACCATTCCCAGTCTTGTTCCCGAGAGATTTATTGATAAAAATATCAAGGCCTTTCACAAGGGTTATGAGTACGGGCTGAAGATGAAAGAGGACAGTTAG
- a CDS encoding FAD-binding protein translates to MPYTPELKKLIKRVEKTRPERVERKKKGEEFPALSLKEREDILKYHPDFKDEGRSEIKVGSSKGYKISNEIVDLLHAESRVSTELLDLSNPDYEADVLVIGGGGAGTSAALTARENGAKVILATKLRHGDANTMMAEGGIQAATKNTKDSPYYHYLDAMGGGHFTNDPDLVEELVNGAPLVIQWLEKLGAMFSKFDDGRLKTMHGGGTSRKRMHYAGDITGAEIMRTIRDEARSHTDDIKVLEFSPAVELIINKKGICSGAVLYNLETEEYIIVKAKATIMATGGSGRLHMQNFMTTNHYGATADGLIMAYRAGVSLKFLHTVQYHPTGAVFPEQSEGLLITEKFRGAGANIVNVEGKQFVYEREPRDVEASAIIRECIEAGKGIPLPNGKYGVWLDSPMIDIIKGEGTVRKEFPGKWILFKRYDIDITKDPMLVYPTLHYQNGGLEINSKCETSLPGLYAGGEVSGGVHGENRLMGNSLLDVTVFGRIAGEAAAGFAHNKYKDAKLTLEHVDKYHKELKREGVDTKGRVSPMLLPDYSNPDVRKRQLTTQYLGTMR, encoded by the coding sequence ATGCCTTATACACCCGAATTGAAGAAACTGATTAAGAGGGTTGAAAAAACAAGACCGGAAAGAGTAGAAAGAAAGAAAAAAGGGGAAGAATTTCCGGCCCTATCCCTTAAAGAAAGGGAGGATATTCTGAAGTATCATCCTGATTTCAAGGATGAGGGAAGATCGGAAATTAAAGTAGGTTCGAGCAAAGGGTATAAAATATCCAATGAAATAGTTGATCTTCTGCACGCGGAGAGCCGTGTTTCCACCGAGCTTCTGGATTTGTCCAATCCTGATTACGAAGCGGATGTATTGGTTATCGGCGGCGGGGGTGCCGGAACTTCAGCCGCGCTCACTGCAAGAGAAAATGGGGCAAAGGTAATTCTGGCGACCAAACTCAGGCACGGCGACGCCAACACAATGATGGCCGAGGGCGGTATTCAGGCAGCGACAAAGAACACGAAAGATTCTCCGTATTACCACTACCTTGACGCTATGGGGGGCGGTCACTTTACGAATGATCCCGACCTTGTCGAAGAGCTGGTAAATGGAGCTCCTCTTGTAATTCAGTGGCTCGAGAAACTTGGCGCCATGTTCAGCAAATTCGATGACGGAAGATTAAAGACGATGCACGGAGGGGGTACTTCGAGAAAACGGATGCATTACGCGGGTGATATTACGGGCGCTGAGATAATGCGCACGATTCGTGATGAAGCCAGAAGTCATACGGACGATATAAAAGTCCTCGAATTTTCTCCGGCCGTGGAGCTGATAATTAATAAAAAGGGAATTTGCTCCGGCGCAGTGCTTTATAATCTTGAAACAGAAGAATATATAATCGTAAAAGCTAAAGCTACTATTATGGCTACCGGGGGTTCCGGCCGTCTTCATATGCAGAATTTTATGACTACCAATCACTATGGCGCTACAGCCGATGGTCTGATAATGGCATACAGAGCGGGAGTTTCACTGAAATTTCTCCACACTGTGCAGTATCATCCGACAGGCGCCGTCTTTCCCGAACAGTCAGAGGGGCTGCTGATAACAGAGAAATTCAGAGGGGCGGGAGCCAATATTGTAAACGTCGAAGGGAAACAGTTCGTTTATGAGCGGGAACCGAGGGACGTGGAAGCATCCGCGATAATCAGAGAATGTATAGAGGCTGGCAAGGGTATACCCCTTCCCAACGGCAAGTACGGCGTATGGCTTGATTCCCCTATGATAGATATTATCAAAGGAGAAGGAACCGTAAGAAAGGAATTTCCGGGCAAGTGGATCTTGTTCAAAAGGTATGATATTGATATAACAAAAGATCCCATGCTGGTCTATCCGACCCTGCACTATCAGAACGGCGGATTGGAAATTAACAGCAAGTGCGAGACATCTCTACCCGGTTTATATGCGGGGGGTGAAGTGAGCGGAGGGGTGCATGGAGAAAACAGGCTCATGGGAAATTCTCTGCTTGATGTAACCGTCTTCGGAAGGATTGCCGGCGAAGCCGCGGCCGGCTTCGCTCATAACAAATACAAGGACGCGAAATTAACACTTGAGCATGTGGATAAATACCATAAAGAGCTTAAACGGGAAGGCGTTGACACAAAGGGCAGGGTGTCGCCAATGCTTCTGCCTGACTACAGCAATCCCGATGTTAGAAAGAGACAGCTGACAACGCAGTATCTCGGCACAATGCGTTAG
- a CDS encoding 2-oxoacid:ferredoxin oxidoreductase subunit beta: MKSSLKKEKHPMEKLLRMDRIPHIWCPGCGIGNAVSAFAEAVQKLNYDLDELCVVSGIGCTGRAAGYIKTDSFHTTHGRGIAYATGVKLGNPELKVVVISGDGDLSAIGGNHLIHAARRNIDITVICVNNFIYAMTGGQVAPTTPNPAYTTTSPFGNFEAPVNIPRVVEAAGAVYVARWTALHMRRMKESIIEALNKPGFSFVEVIAPCAMYYSRINRLGDGLNMMKFYYDNSVIKHGEPTENLDIGYQEEIIIGKFIDRERPTFSESLKSWKEEHGKGGEGDEE; encoded by the coding sequence ATGAAATCGAGTCTGAAGAAAGAAAAACACCCAATGGAAAAATTACTCCGTATGGACCGGATTCCCCATATCTGGTGCCCGGGATGCGGAATCGGCAACGCCGTAAGCGCGTTCGCTGAAGCGGTTCAGAAACTCAATTACGATCTGGACGAACTTTGTGTCGTCTCCGGTATCGGATGTACCGGAAGAGCCGCCGGCTATATCAAAACTGACTCGTTTCATACAACCCACGGGAGAGGGATAGCATACGCGACGGGCGTAAAACTCGGTAATCCCGAACTGAAGGTAGTGGTTATATCCGGCGACGGCGATCTTTCCGCTATCGGAGGGAACCATCTGATACATGCCGCGAGAAGAAATATAGATATAACTGTTATATGCGTTAATAATTTCATTTACGCCATGACCGGAGGCCAGGTCGCCCCCACGACTCCCAACCCAGCTTATACTACAACATCACCTTTCGGAAATTTCGAAGCTCCTGTAAATATTCCGCGTGTAGTTGAAGCAGCCGGAGCTGTGTATGTCGCGAGGTGGACGGCTCTGCACATGCGCAGAATGAAGGAATCAATAATTGAAGCCTTGAATAAACCCGGATTTTCCTTTGTCGAAGTAATAGCACCCTGCGCGATGTATTATTCGAGAATCAACAGACTTGGCGACGGACTGAATATGATGAAATTCTATTACGATAATTCTGTTATCAAGCACGGGGAGCCGACAGAGAACCTCGATATTGGATATCAGGAGGAAATTATTATCGGGAAATTTATAGACAGAGAGAGACCGACTTTCAGCGAGTCTCTGAAAAGCTGGAAAGAAGAACACGGAAAAGGCGGGGAGGGGGACGAAGAGTGA
- a CDS encoding 2-oxoacid:acceptor oxidoreductase subunit alpha, producing MKADPRDVLTGTYYIDGDVAIAYGALAAGCKFLGGYPITPSTAAAEAFARKAPQVGARFIQIEDELGSIASVLGASWGGQKSMTITSGPGFSLMMENIGHGAATETPFVIINVQRGGPSTGVPTSTGQADMMQARWGSNGDYEVIALAPDSPQEGFDFTIKAFNLAERYRVPVMVMADECIGHMTEKVVIPEASEIDIEPRRFFKGKKENYKPFKRDKSLVPPMAKAGDGYKMYITGLTHGENGHPLLNKKKLPDLDSAEVIDKKSTNRYLVEKIIKNKEEIIELGEENLEDADIIVVSYGIISRVAYRAVELARKDGLKVGILRLITVWPFPDEKITELAERVKGFVVAEVNYGQIAFEVDRCSRGKTNVTLVPHGGASVHDPDDIYRAIKEAAAEKKRYKGLREYTTSMELSVFGESLEEKYSK from the coding sequence GTGAAAGCAGATCCGCGTGACGTACTTACTGGAACGTATTATATAGATGGAGATGTCGCGATTGCCTACGGAGCCCTGGCCGCGGGATGTAAATTTCTGGGAGGATATCCGATTACTCCCTCTACCGCCGCGGCGGAGGCCTTCGCGAGAAAAGCTCCTCAGGTAGGGGCCCGCTTTATTCAGATAGAAGATGAACTTGGCTCGATTGCCTCTGTGCTCGGGGCTTCCTGGGGAGGACAGAAGTCGATGACTATTACCTCCGGCCCCGGGTTTTCTCTTATGATGGAAAATATCGGGCATGGAGCCGCTACCGAGACACCTTTCGTGATCATCAATGTCCAGCGCGGCGGGCCGTCAACTGGAGTTCCTACCAGCACGGGGCAGGCCGATATGATGCAGGCCAGGTGGGGCTCGAACGGAGATTATGAAGTGATCGCCCTCGCGCCCGATTCTCCTCAGGAGGGGTTCGATTTTACTATAAAGGCTTTCAATCTTGCAGAGCGTTACCGCGTGCCTGTGATGGTTATGGCCGACGAATGTATAGGGCACATGACAGAGAAAGTCGTCATACCCGAGGCATCGGAGATAGATATAGAACCCAGGCGCTTTTTCAAGGGTAAAAAAGAAAACTACAAACCCTTTAAGAGAGATAAATCACTTGTGCCCCCAATGGCAAAAGCCGGAGACGGATATAAGATGTATATAACCGGTTTGACTCATGGTGAGAATGGACATCCTTTATTGAATAAAAAGAAACTTCCCGATCTTGACAGCGCGGAAGTTATAGATAAAAAGTCAACAAATAGATACCTCGTTGAAAAGATAATAAAAAACAAAGAGGAAATAATCGAACTCGGTGAAGAGAATCTTGAGGACGCCGATATCATAGTCGTCTCATACGGAATAATTTCAAGGGTTGCCTATAGAGCTGTCGAACTAGCGAGGAAAGACGGATTGAAGGTCGGCATACTGCGCCTGATAACAGTCTGGCCTTTTCCGGATGAAAAGATCACCGAACTGGCCGAACGTGTAAAAGGTTTTGTTGTCGCCGAGGTGAATTACGGCCAGATCGCCTTTGAAGTGGATAGATGCAGCAGGGGGAAAACAAATGTTACTCTGGTTCCTCACGGAGGAGCCTCAGTGCACGATCCTGATGATATATACCGGGCTATAAAAGAAGCGGCCGCGGAGAAGAAACGTTATAAAGGTCTTCGTGAATATACCACAAGTATGGAACTTTCGGTTTTTGGAGAAAGCCTGGAAGAAAAATATAGTAAATGA
- a CDS encoding 4Fe-4S dicluster domain-containing protein gives MSKDSAPKNKSKKQSEPIHDMVPIFLMGKKYDVPATLTIQKAFEYAGYQLVRGCGCRGGICGACGTVYRFPDSYRIEVGLACQTVVEPNMYIAQIPFFPANRAQYDLEKLEPTGSTVTALYPEIYKCVGCGTCTRSCPMDIDVMEYISRAIRGDIAGAAELSFDCVMCGLCAARCPAEEAQYNIAILTRRLYGRYIVPGARHLKDAVENIKKKKFEKGLGKLKKMNVDKLKEVYNERETEPQFGPEDWEPENKDYLVTK, from the coding sequence ATGAGTAAAGATTCTGCTCCAAAGAATAAGAGTAAAAAGCAATCTGAACCTATACATGATATGGTTCCCATATTTCTAATGGGAAAGAAGTATGACGTCCCCGCTACTCTTACCATTCAAAAGGCCTTTGAATACGCCGGATACCAGCTCGTAAGAGGCTGCGGATGCCGGGGGGGTATCTGCGGAGCGTGCGGCACGGTATATCGCTTTCCGGATTCTTACCGGATAGAGGTAGGCCTCGCGTGTCAGACTGTCGTTGAACCTAATATGTATATAGCGCAAATCCCCTTCTTTCCCGCGAATAGAGCTCAATACGATCTGGAGAAACTTGAGCCCACCGGATCTACTGTAACCGCTCTTTACCCTGAAATTTATAAATGTGTAGGCTGTGGAACCTGCACGCGCAGCTGCCCGATGGATATCGATGTCATGGAATATATATCCAGAGCTATACGCGGAGATATTGCGGGAGCGGCAGAGCTCTCTTTTGATTGTGTGATGTGCGGGCTTTGCGCGGCGCGCTGTCCGGCTGAAGAAGCTCAGTACAATATAGCAATACTGACAAGAAGGCTTTACGGCAGATATATAGTCCCCGGCGCCAGACATTTAAAAGATGCTGTTGAGAATATTAAGAAAAAGAAGTTCGAAAAAGGACTTGGTAAGCTCAAGAAAATGAATGTAGATAAACTAAAGGAAGTATACAACGAGAGGGAAACAGAACCTCAGTTTGGACCTGAAGACTGGGAACCTGAGAATAAAGACTATTTAGTCACTAAATGA
- a CDS encoding hydrogenase iron-sulfur subunit → MKSDVKEKFTPKIVGYLCNWCTYAAADMAGSSKLEISPDFTVIRVMCSSRIDSNMILTTFFNGADGILIGGCHPGDCHYDKGNYYTRRRYALLKDIMKTLKLDPERVQLSWISASEGNRYAEVVNDFTEKIRNIGPNPLSGNPYI, encoded by the coding sequence ATGAAATCCGATGTAAAAGAGAAGTTTACACCCAAGATAGTTGGATATCTGTGTAACTGGTGCACTTACGCCGCCGCGGACATGGCTGGTTCCTCGAAACTCGAGATTTCTCCTGATTTTACGGTTATCAGAGTGATGTGTTCGAGCAGGATCGATTCTAATATGATTCTGACGACATTTTTCAACGGGGCCGACGGAATATTGATCGGAGGATGCCATCCGGGGGACTGCCATTACGACAAGGGAAATTACTATACCAGGAGAAGGTACGCCCTGCTGAAAGATATAATGAAAACCCTTAAGCTCGATCCGGAAAGGGTTCAGTTATCCTGGATATCGGCATCTGAAGGGAACAGGTATGCCGAAGTTGTCAATGATTTTACTGAGAAAATCAGAAATATCGGTCCTAATCCCTTAAGCGGCAATCCGTATATTTAG
- a CDS encoding sulfurtransferase TusA family protein, with the protein MAVKKLDALGMKCPQPILKVATMLPQLSEGDTLEVVADCSSFPDDIKAWCEKTGKTLLMCTTDGEGKHSAQIQI; encoded by the coding sequence ATGGCTGTAAAGAAACTCGACGCTCTCGGAATGAAATGTCCCCAACCGATTTTGAAGGTTGCCACAATGCTGCCTCAGCTTTCAGAGGGAGATACACTGGAAGTTGTCGCGGATTGCTCATCTTTTCCCGATGACATAAAGGCCTGGTGTGAAAAGACCGGCAAAACTCTGCTTATGTGTACAACCGACGGAGAGGGTAAACATTCCGCGCAGATACAGATTTAG
- a CDS encoding 4Fe-4S binding protein: MSVRHRDKPFGIDKPGRPEGEIIIREDRCKGCGFCVEYCPNDVLELSDNYNEKGYHPPEIVNPDACGYCGFCQMLCPEFAVYVVKKTEESKD, encoded by the coding sequence GTGAGCGTAAGACACAGAGATAAACCATTTGGAATTGATAAACCGGGCAGGCCCGAAGGTGAGATCATTATCAGGGAGGATCGGTGTAAAGGGTGCGGTTTCTGTGTTGAGTATTGTCCCAATGATGTGCTGGAACTTTCTGATAATTACAATGAAAAGGGATATCATCCGCCCGAGATAGTAAATCCGGATGCCTGCGGCTACTGCGGATTCTGTCAGATGCTGTGTCCTGAATTTGCTGTTTATGTGGTAAAAAAAACTGAGGAAAGTAAGGATTAA
- a CDS encoding thiamine pyrophosphate-dependent enzyme, which produces MTGRNMDKIIEAIDKAIDKAGVERQKISLVTDIAYSPEVVDFLGADLFHTSRGRAIPYATGMKLANPKLKPVVLIGDIATLGGNHLVHSCRRNMDMVVICVNDYIYRQVAGEKAPVDAATVSSYSPYSTFEKPLNIPHMARSCGCVNVSRWTALHGGELTDSISAGLQRMGLSLIDVITSTPDLLEFYHSHSEVKNDEDTLNVQIEESKKIIVGNFYSAQRDSFIEAYNKQHSKVLGDDFVKIEVE; this is translated from the coding sequence ATGACGGGAAGAAATATGGATAAGATAATAGAAGCAATTGATAAAGCTATAGATAAGGCCGGAGTGGAAAGACAGAAAATATCTCTGGTTACTGATATCGCCTACAGCCCCGAGGTTGTGGATTTCTTAGGTGCGGATCTCTTTCACACATCGAGGGGGAGGGCGATTCCCTACGCGACGGGAATGAAGCTCGCAAACCCAAAATTAAAACCGGTTGTTTTAATTGGAGATATAGCTACTTTAGGCGGGAATCACCTTGTACATTCCTGCAGAAGAAATATGGATATGGTTGTAATCTGCGTTAATGATTATATCTACCGGCAGGTGGCGGGGGAAAAAGCCCCGGTTGACGCGGCGACGGTTTCCTCCTATTCTCCATATTCAACGTTCGAGAAACCGTTGAATATTCCGCATATGGCGAGGTCATGCGGCTGTGTTAACGTGTCCAGATGGACGGCGCTTCACGGCGGTGAATTGACAGATTCTATTTCCGCGGGTCTACAGAGAATGGGGCTGTCGCTGATTGATGTTATTACATCGACTCCGGATCTTCTTGAATTTTACCACAGTCATTCAGAAGTTAAAAATGATGAAGATACTCTTAACGTGCAAATTGAAGAAAGCAAAAAAATAATCGTTGGAAATTTCTACAGCGCCCAAAGAGATTCATTTATTGAAGCATATAACAAACAGCACAGTAAAGTGCTGGGCGATGATTTTGTTAAGATAGAAGTAGAATAG
- a CDS encoding FAD-dependent oxidoreductase, with amino-acid sequence MNDKDKILIIGAGIAGMEASLLLAKAGKSVLLVEKSPITGGNTIKNEDSFPNLECSTCMIAPIQQDILQNPDIDVMTLSEVKDVEGEAGDFNVTIDKKARYVSLTDCIGCGMCYEPCPVTLKNEWEENLTEKKAIYVPCEGSLPNVPAIDPDHCLNISGKKECNACAEACVFGAIDFSEKNSEVQVNVKAIIVATGFDLFDAGKLSNLGYGKFPGVYTSMEFERLFASNGPTSGQLLLRDGEKSPESVAIINCVGREELGYCSGICCMDSFKYSHFIKSKLPEAKVYNIYSDLCMPKKTYQNFYKRIKDEGGNFIFQSSPQQVNIKESGGKIKVNLAEGNGAPESLSVDMVILENAMVPTKESEELGGILGIELDSKGFFLTRNENVGTVETSRPGIFVVGCAEGPKDMQNSVIQAEAAVGRALSLNKIKGKVKE; translated from the coding sequence ATGAACGATAAAGATAAAATTCTTATCATAGGAGCCGGAATAGCCGGTATGGAGGCGAGCCTGCTCCTCGCGAAGGCGGGTAAAAGTGTATTGCTTGTCGAAAAATCTCCCATTACGGGCGGGAATACTATCAAGAATGAAGACAGTTTTCCAAATCTTGAGTGTTCAACCTGTATGATCGCTCCTATTCAGCAGGATATTCTTCAGAATCCCGATATCGATGTAATGACCTTAAGTGAGGTTAAAGATGTTGAGGGTGAAGCGGGGGATTTTAATGTTACGATTGATAAAAAGGCAAGATACGTAAGCCTCACAGACTGTATCGGCTGCGGAATGTGTTATGAGCCCTGCCCCGTTACGCTGAAGAATGAATGGGAGGAAAACCTCACGGAGAAGAAAGCCATTTATGTGCCCTGCGAGGGATCACTTCCGAATGTTCCCGCTATCGATCCCGATCACTGCCTGAATATCAGTGGTAAAAAGGAATGTAATGCCTGCGCGGAGGCTTGCGTTTTTGGAGCGATTGATTTTTCGGAAAAAAACAGCGAAGTTCAGGTCAATGTGAAGGCTATTATTGTGGCTACCGGATTCGACTTGTTCGACGCCGGCAAACTTTCAAATCTGGGCTACGGAAAGTTTCCGGGTGTTTACACATCGATGGAGTTTGAAAGACTCTTCGCTTCGAACGGTCCCACTTCCGGCCAATTGCTGCTTCGTGACGGAGAGAAATCACCCGAATCGGTTGCGATTATAAACTGTGTGGGCAGAGAAGAGCTCGGTTATTGCTCGGGAATATGCTGCATGGATTCGTTTAAGTATTCTCATTTTATAAAGAGCAAGCTCCCGGAGGCGAAGGTATATAACATATATTCTGATCTCTGCATGCCGAAAAAGACATATCAGAACTTCTATAAGAGGATAAAGGATGAGGGTGGAAACTTTATTTTTCAATCTTCACCTCAACAGGTAAATATCAAGGAAAGTGGTGGTAAAATTAAGGTGAATCTAGCCGAAGGAAACGGAGCGCCGGAATCACTGAGTGTGGATATGGTTATTTTAGAAAACGCGATGGTTCCGACTAAAGAGTCGGAAGAGCTTGGCGGGATTCTTGGCATAGAACTCGACAGCAAAGGTTTTTTTCTTACAAGAAATGAAAATGTAGGCACCGTGGAGACATCAAGGCCCGGCATTTTTGTCGTTGGCTGCGCGGAAGGGCCTAAGGATATGCAGAATTCTGTTATACAGGCGGAAGCCGCCGTTGGAAGAGCGCTTTCGCTTAATAAAATAAAAGGGAAAGTGAAAGAATGA